The following are encoded in a window of Arvicanthis niloticus isolate mArvNil1 chromosome 1, mArvNil1.pat.X, whole genome shotgun sequence genomic DNA:
- the LOC117721985 gene encoding olfactory receptor 9I1-like, with protein sequence MADNGTRLTEFILMGFQLQAELQLGLFFMFLAFYLITIVGNLGMIMLIQSDSRLQTPMYFFLSHLSFLDICYSSVIVPQLLETLGNNKMVITYERCATQFFFFTLYASTECFLLAVMAYDRYVAVCNPLFYVMSMTPQTRLGLVAAAYSGAMVNTVVRTGCTFSISFCKSNQVDFFFCDLPPLLKLACSETKLREEVIFLLAFLVITISVSVILISYLLIIWTILKIRTAGAKAKTFSTCASHMIAVALFFGTLIFMYLKGNMGKSLWEDKIVSVFYTVVIPMLNPMIYSLRNKEVKEALKKAFKRIKAFQESKS encoded by the coding sequence ATGGCTGACAATGGCACCAGGTTGACAGAATTCATTCTAATGGGATTCCAGCTTCAGGCAGAGCTACAGTTGGGTCTCTTCTTCATGTTTTTGGCCTTTTATCTCATCACCATCGTTGGAAACCTGGGCATGATCATGCTAATTCAGAGTGACTCTCGGCTCCAGacacccatgtacttcttcctcagccatttgtcctttCTGGATATTTGCTACTCATCTGTTATTGTGCCTCAACTGCTGGAGACCTTGGGGAATAATAAGATGGTCATTACTTATGAACGCTGTGCCACACAGttctttttcttcactttgtATGCTAGTACTGAGTGTTTTCTTTTGGCtgtcatggcctatgaccgctatgtggctgTATGTAACCCCCTCTTTTATGTGATGTCCATGACACCACAGACTCGCCTTGGGCTGGTTGCTGCAGCATATTCTGGTGCAATGGTAAATACTGTGGTCCGGACTGGGTGTACTTTCTCTATTTCCTTCTGTAAATCTAACCAggttgatttctttttctgtgacCTCCCACCCTTGCTGAAGCTTGCCTGTAGTGAGACAAAATTAAGAGAAGAGGTAATCTTCCTTTTGGCTTTTTTGGTCATCACAATTAGTGTTTCAGTGATTCTTATATCTTACCTACTCATTATCTGGACTATTCTCAAGATTCGCACAGCAGGGGCCAAAGCCAAGACTTTCTCTACTTGTGCATCTCACATGATTGCAGTGGCTCTTTTTTTTGGAACACTCATATTCATGTACTTGAAAGGTAACATGGGCAAATCCCTCTGGGAAGACAAGATTGTATCTGTATTCTATACTGTGGTGATTCCTATGCTGAACCCCATGATCTATAGCCTGAGAAACAAGGAAGTGAAAGAGGCTCTGAAGAAGGCTTTCAAAAGAATTAAGGCTTTTCAAGAAAGTAAGAGTTAA